Proteins encoded together in one Bacteroidota bacterium window:
- a CDS encoding type II toxin-antitoxin system HicB family antitoxin — protein MKYRVIVTQDEDGVFVAEVPSLPGCVSQGPTRGEALRNVQEAIHAYVESLQKHDEPVPPPITEEIIDV, from the coding sequence ATGAAATACCGCGTCATTGTTACACAGGATGAAGATGGGGTTTTTGTTGCAGAGGTCCCATCTCTTCCCGGATGTGTTTCTCAGGGACCGACTCGTGGCGAGGCCTTGCGGAATGTGCAGGAAGCAATTCACGCGTATGTCGAAAGCCTGCAGAAGCATGACGAGCCCGTTCCGCCCCCCATCACGGAAGAAATTATCGATGTATGA